In Drosophila santomea strain STO CAGO 1482 chromosome 3L, Prin_Dsan_1.1, whole genome shotgun sequence, a single window of DNA contains:
- the LOC120448461 gene encoding uncharacterized protein LOC120448461 → MAKSTLYAAGVTCLGFVCFALASVAIGIPIWGYYDSPSGGYDFDRGYFGPFKVCKQLTYNREKCGNDVSKFRLSNAVFVSGLLAIGSSAVLGIFCILSVIQHAMISSREKVVMPYTTLVIVKLMLALLGGVLAIIATVLFALQIDEQERFGFKISRGISFYIQIVAIVLTVSLFVAALYDVIYSRSPGGDPTMALDASSPGSATTFNNPGFKEPRSRNGVSVTDASGKPYSGIRNGAGTAGSVASMSTTVTSVSNGSTLDSVTRSPLRSSLKKPRPRPDPTLGIQNPGYSGSGSSPPMRRNGSVKKVRIQTHSTEV, encoded by the exons ATGGCAAAGTCGACACTTTATGCTGCTGGGGTGACCTGTCTGGGCTTTGTTTGCTTCGCCTTGGCATCTGTGGCCATTGGCATACCCATTTGGGGTTACTACGATAGTCCATCGG GCGGCTATGACTTCGATCGAGGTTATTTCGGACCGTTTAAGGTCTGCAAGCAATTGACGTATAATCGCGAGAAATGCGGCAACGACGTGTCTAAGTTTAGGTTAAGCA ATGCAGTTTTTGTCAGTGGACTCTTGGCCATTGGCAGCTCAGCTGTGCTGGGCATCTTCTGCATTCTGTCGGTCATTCAACACGCGATGATCTCATCCAGGGAGAAGGTGGTTATGCCCTACACAACTCTAGTGATAGTGAAGTTAATGTTGGCATTGCTGGGCG GTGTACTGGCCATCATTGCGACGGTTTTGTTTGCTCTGCAAATTGACGAGCAGGAACGCTTTGGCTTCAAGATATCGCGGGGCATTTCCTTCTATATACAG ATTGTGGCGATTGTTTTGACCGTTTCGCTGTTCGTGGCCGCCCTGTACGATGTTATCTACTCGCGCAGCCCCGGCGGAGATCCCACAATGGCGCTGGATGCCTCATCTCCGGGCAGCGCCACCACGTTCAACAATCCGGGCTTCAAGGAGCCGCGCAGTCGCAACGGCGTCTCGGTGACGGACGCATCCGGAAAGCCCTACAGCGGAATCCGGAATGGAGCGGGAACGGCGGGCAGTGTGGCCTCCATGAGCACCACGGTGACCAGTGTCTCCAATGGCTCCACCCTCGACTCGGTCACACGCTCGCCACTGCGATCGAGTCTGAAGAAGCCGAGACCCCGGCCGGATCCAACGTTAGGCATTCAAAATCCCGGATATTCCGGATCCGGAAGTTCGCCACCCATGCGGCGCAACGGAAGTGTGAAGAAAGTCCGAATTCAGACGCACAGCACCGAGGTGTAA
- the LOC120448534 gene encoding uncharacterized protein LOC120448534, giving the protein MKSEALHKFLAFCSLLIACAWSQPLNPSQPQATHQQLPAVQQPVIFIKHNIGTGNAEDYHITLPSKDLKAGEPCLTITWKTNPDGTGPAEPQIYMGDGYFGILTSPPRGQQRQ; this is encoded by the exons atgaaatcaGAGGCGTTGCACAAGTTTCTGGCTTTTTGTTCGCTGCTGATTGCCTGCGCGTGGAGCCAACCAT TGAATCCATCTCAACCACAAGCAACGCATCAACAACTGCCTGCAGTTCAACAACCGGTTATCTTCATCAAACATAATATAGGGACTGGAAATGCCGAAGATTATCACATCACACTACCCTCGAAGGATCTGAAAGCAGGGGAGCCCTGTCTCACGATCACTTGGAAGACCAATCCAGATGGCACTGGTCCCGCTGAACCTCAGATCTACATGGGCGATGGATACTTCGGGATATTAACATCACCACCGCGAGGACAACAACgccaataa
- the LOC120449416 gene encoding uncharacterized protein LOC120449416 isoform X2, protein MPSYSNMLVYFLRLRSDEQLLNFVWKSNMFEIAKIRKIIRRGKSSAFIAVSLISRFAGNNPKKLSERRPIRGLSVCRPKPSECPAP, encoded by the exons atgccTTCTTATAGTAATATGCTTGTCTATTTTCTACGGCTTCGATCCGATGAACAGCTATTAAATTTTGTATGGAAAAGCAACATGTTTGAG ATTGCGAAAATCAGAAAAATCATAAGGCGCGGCAAGTCAAGTGCGTTTATAGCAGTATCCTTAATTTCCCGTTTTGCCGGCAACAACCCCAAAAAACTCTCAGAAAGGAG ACCCATTCGTGGCCTTTCTGTTTGCAGACCAAAACCATCAGAATGCCCAGCTCCATGA
- the LOC120449416 gene encoding uncharacterized protein LOC120449416 isoform X4: protein MPSYSNMLVYFLRLRSDEQLLNFVWKSNMFEIAKIRKIIRRGKSSAFIAVSLISRFAGNNPKKLSERRYSQNN, encoded by the exons atgccTTCTTATAGTAATATGCTTGTCTATTTTCTACGGCTTCGATCCGATGAACAGCTATTAAATTTTGTATGGAAAAGCAACATGTTTGAG ATTGCGAAAATCAGAAAAATCATAAGGCGCGGCAAGTCAAGTGCGTTTATAGCAGTATCCTTAATTTCCCGTTTTGCCGGCAACAACCCCAAAAAACTCTCAGAAAGGAG GTACTCTCAgaataattga
- the LOC120449416 gene encoding uncharacterized protein LOC120449416 isoform X1 encodes MPSYSNMLVYFLRLRSDEQLLNFVWKSNMFEIAKIRKIIRRGKSSAFIAVSLISRFAGNNPKKLSERRLLLCDQDPFVAFLFADQNHQNAQLHDAHDDHDAHDDDYAALAELELDF; translated from the exons atgccTTCTTATAGTAATATGCTTGTCTATTTTCTACGGCTTCGATCCGATGAACAGCTATTAAATTTTGTATGGAAAAGCAACATGTTTGAG ATTGCGAAAATCAGAAAAATCATAAGGCGCGGCAAGTCAAGTGCGTTTATAGCAGTATCCTTAATTTCCCGTTTTGCCGGCAACAACCCCAAAAAACTCTCAGAAAGGAG GCTTCTATTGTGTGACCAAGACCCATTCGTGGCCTTTCTGTTTGCAGACCAAAACCATCAGAATGCCCAGCTCCATGATGCCCATGATGACCATGATGCCCATGATGATGATTACGCTGCACTCGCTGAGCTTGAGCTGGATTTTTAA
- the LOC120449416 gene encoding uncharacterized protein LOC120449416 isoform X3, which produces MPSYSNMLVYFLRLRSDEQLLNFVWKSNMFEIAKIRKIIRRGKSSAFIAVSLISRFAGNNPKKLSERRPKPSECPAP; this is translated from the exons atgccTTCTTATAGTAATATGCTTGTCTATTTTCTACGGCTTCGATCCGATGAACAGCTATTAAATTTTGTATGGAAAAGCAACATGTTTGAG ATTGCGAAAATCAGAAAAATCATAAGGCGCGGCAAGTCAAGTGCGTTTATAGCAGTATCCTTAATTTCCCGTTTTGCCGGCAACAACCCCAAAAAACTCTCAGAAAGGAG ACCAAAACCATCAGAATGCCCAGCTCCATGA
- the LOC120449413 gene encoding uncharacterized protein LOC120449413: MDFERSITDMPFEILDLIFEKLSFLKYKVYLAQAHEKLAKAFAFHCRHKFRSLTLDGRLSLDLWEFLIRECGATIEEFIYGGCGRLEKCVALTAVAKHCPNLKSVRILLYRCDREILPVFLENVKSLLISLKINQQDHFPATFLSAVSEMTQLKEFSFRGYMHENVHHLDKLIALERLSLEDIKHYSKTPVDLMRICASLKKLRHLTLIRLQILPYDEPCSTFWSDLEHLCFNYCEFSFELPDCPKLKYLSIEYPNCDIEGYVLKFILKNGKNLTELHERCFPPIDGNGFLDLLRGCPKLRCLYTPMEFIKLYAAYVSAMVEILKENGATPEDPLELVVCRRIKWKWFRRLHLRTPDADLIDLYEGTE; encoded by the exons ATGGATTTCGAACGCAGCATAACCGACATGCCATTCGAAATTCTCGATCTGATATTCGAAAAACTgagttttttaaaatataaagtttaCCTAGCTCAGGCGCACGAGAAGCTTGCAAAAGCTTTCGCCTTTCACTGCCGCCACAAATTTAGGAGTCTTACGCTCGACGGACGGCTATCTCTAGATTTGTGGGAGTTTCTTATACGGGAATGTGGCGCTACGATTGAAGAATTTATCTACGGGGGATGTGGTAGATTGGAGAAGTGTGTTGCACTGACGGCGGTGGCAAAGCATTGTCCCAATTTGAAATCGGTACGCATACTGTTATATCGGTGTGATCGGGAAATCTTGCCCGTTTTCctggaaaatgtaaaaagctTGCTGATATCGCTTAAAATAAACCAACAAGATCACTTTCCGGCTACCTTCCTTAGTGCGGTGAGTGAAATGACGCAACTAAAGGAATTTTCCTTTAGGGGATATATGCACGAAAATG TGCACCACTTGGATAAATTGATTGCCCTGGAGAGGTTGAGCCTCGAAGATATTAAACATTACAGTAAAACTCCTGTGGACTTAATGCGAATTTGTGCATCACTAAAGAAACTGCGCCATTTAACTTTAATTAGGCTGCAAATATTGCCCTATGATGAGCCTTGTTCAACATTTTGGTCCGACTTGGAACACCTGTGCTTCAATTATTGCGAATTCTCCTTCGAATTGCCAGACTGCCCAAAGCTCAAATACTTAAGTATTGAATACCCAAACTGTGACATCGAAGGCTATGTCCTGAAGTTCATTCTTAAGAATGGAAAAAATCTCACAGAACTGCACGAAAGGTGCTTTCCGCCGATCGATGGCAATGGGTTTCTGGACCTGCTTCGCGGCTGCCCGAAACTGCGATGTCTATATACTCCAATGGAGTTTATAAAACTCTACGCGGCCTATGTGTCTGCTATGGTGGAAATTCTAAAGGAAAATGGAGCAACGCCGGAGGACCCTTTAGAACTCGTTGTATGCAGGCGAATAAAGTGGAAGTGGTTTCGACGACTG CACCTTCGCACTCCCGATGCTGACTTGATTGATTTGTATGAGGGTACAGAGTAA